In the Elioraea tepida genome, one interval contains:
- the clpA gene encoding ATP-dependent Clp protease ATP-binding subunit ClpA has translation MLSRTLEQTLHRALSLASERKHEYATLEHLLLSLLDDPDAANVLRACAVDSERLRREVTEFLDKDLAGLVTDRGGDPKPTAGFQRVVQRAAIHVQSSGRDEVTGANVLVALFSERESHAVYFLQQQDMTRLDAVNFISHGIAKVPGRSEKRPVQGTNEGEGGEGREEKPSRRSQEALSTYCINLNKKAAAGKIDPLIGREQEVERTIQILCRRTKNNPLYVGDPGVGKTAIAEGLAKRIIEGDVPEVLAKCTIYALDMGALLAGTRYRGDFEERLKAVVSELEAQGGSAILFIDEIHTVIGAGATSGGAMDASNLLKPALASGTLRCIGSTTYKEYRNYFEKDRALVRRFQKIDVAEPSLDDAIKILKGLKANYEKHHKVRYTDDAIKAAVELSARYIHDRKLPDKAIDVIDEVGASRMLLPENKRRKTVTVKDVEDIVAKIARIPPKAVSTDDRETLRNLERDLKAMVFGQDKAIEALASAIKLARAGLRDSDKPIGNYLFSGPTGVGKTEVAKQLAKLLGIELIRFDMSEYMERHSVSRLIGAPPGYVGFDQGGLLTDAVDQHPHCVLLLDEIEKAHPDLYNILLQVMDHGKLTDHNGKQVDFRNVILIMTTNAGASDLARNAIGFAREGREGEDEDAIKRLFTPEFRNRLDAIIPFANLTPDIVGRVVDKFIMQLEAQLADRNVTIELTDGARMWLAEKGYDRLYGARPLARVIQEHVKKPLAEELLFGRLTKGGAVRVGVDEEGKSLSFAFVEAPLAALPKPEGDGGEGDEERAPEAVE, from the coding sequence ATGTTGTCCCGGACCCTTGAGCAGACACTCCACCGCGCGCTCAGTCTCGCCTCGGAACGCAAGCACGAATACGCCACACTCGAGCATCTGCTTCTGTCGCTCTTGGACGATCCCGACGCGGCCAACGTGCTGCGCGCCTGTGCGGTGGACAGTGAGCGGCTTCGCCGTGAGGTGACCGAGTTCCTTGACAAGGACCTCGCCGGCCTCGTCACCGACCGCGGCGGGGATCCAAAGCCGACCGCCGGATTCCAGCGCGTCGTGCAGCGCGCCGCCATCCATGTGCAGTCCTCCGGCCGCGACGAGGTCACAGGCGCCAACGTGCTCGTCGCGCTGTTCTCCGAACGAGAAAGCCATGCCGTCTACTTCCTGCAGCAGCAGGACATGACGCGCCTCGATGCCGTGAACTTCATCAGCCACGGCATCGCCAAGGTGCCTGGGCGGAGCGAGAAGCGCCCCGTGCAGGGAACGAACGAGGGCGAAGGAGGCGAGGGGCGCGAGGAGAAGCCGTCGCGCCGCAGCCAGGAGGCGCTCAGCACCTATTGCATCAACCTCAACAAGAAGGCGGCGGCCGGGAAGATCGACCCGCTCATTGGCCGCGAGCAGGAGGTCGAGCGCACCATCCAGATCCTCTGCCGCCGAACGAAGAACAACCCGCTCTATGTGGGCGACCCGGGCGTGGGCAAGACGGCGATCGCCGAGGGGCTCGCGAAGCGGATCATCGAGGGCGACGTGCCCGAGGTGCTCGCGAAATGCACCATCTACGCCCTCGACATGGGCGCCCTGCTCGCCGGCACGCGCTACCGCGGCGATTTCGAGGAGCGGCTGAAGGCGGTGGTGTCGGAGCTCGAGGCGCAGGGCGGCTCGGCCATCCTGTTCATCGACGAGATCCACACCGTTATCGGCGCGGGTGCCACCTCCGGCGGGGCGATGGATGCGTCGAACCTGCTCAAGCCCGCGCTTGCGTCCGGCACGCTGCGCTGCATCGGCTCCACCACCTACAAGGAGTATCGCAACTATTTCGAGAAGGACCGCGCGCTCGTCCGCCGCTTCCAGAAGATCGACGTGGCCGAGCCCTCGCTCGATGACGCGATCAAGATCCTCAAGGGGCTCAAGGCGAACTACGAGAAGCACCACAAGGTCCGCTACACCGACGACGCGATCAAGGCGGCGGTGGAGCTCTCCGCCCGCTACATCCATGACCGCAAGCTCCCCGACAAGGCGATCGACGTGATCGACGAGGTCGGCGCCTCGCGGATGCTCCTGCCCGAGAACAAGCGCCGCAAGACGGTGACGGTGAAGGATGTCGAGGACATCGTCGCCAAGATCGCGCGGATCCCGCCCAAGGCGGTCTCGACCGACGATCGCGAGACGCTGCGCAACCTCGAACGCGACCTCAAGGCGATGGTGTTCGGCCAGGACAAGGCGATCGAGGCGCTCGCCTCGGCCATCAAGCTCGCCCGCGCGGGCCTGCGCGACAGCGACAAGCCGATCGGCAACTACCTGTTCTCCGGCCCCACCGGCGTGGGCAAGACCGAGGTGGCGAAGCAGCTCGCGAAGCTCCTTGGCATCGAGCTGATACGCTTCGACATGTCGGAGTACATGGAGCGGCACTCGGTCAGCCGCCTGATCGGCGCGCCGCCTGGCTATGTCGGCTTCGACCAGGGCGGGCTCTTGACCGATGCGGTCGACCAGCACCCGCACTGCGTCCTCCTCCTCGATGAGATCGAGAAGGCGCATCCGGACCTCTACAACATCCTGTTGCAGGTGATGGACCACGGGAAGCTTACCGACCACAACGGCAAGCAGGTCGACTTCCGAAACGTGATCCTGATCATGACGACGAACGCGGGCGCCTCCGATCTCGCCAGGAACGCGATCGGCTTCGCACGCGAGGGGCGGGAGGGCGAGGACGAGGACGCGATCAAGCGCCTGTTCACCCCAGAGTTCCGCAACCGACTCGACGCGATCATCCCCTTCGCGAACCTCACGCCAGACATCGTCGGCCGTGTCGTCGACAAGTTCATTATGCAGCTCGAGGCCCAGCTCGCCGACCGCAACGTCACGATCGAGCTGACGGACGGAGCGCGCATGTGGCTCGCCGAGAAGGGTTACGACCGGCTCTATGGCGCCCGGCCGCTTGCCCGGGTGATCCAGGAGCATGTGAAGAAGCCGCTTGCCGAGGAGCTCCTCTTCGGCCGCCTGACCAAGGGCGGGGCGGTGCGTGTCGGCGTGGACGAGGAGGGCAAGTCGCTGTCCTTCGCCTTCGTCGAGGCACCGTTGGCTGCGCTGCCGAAGCCGGAGGGCGACGGCGGCGAGGGTGACGAGGAGAGGGCGCCGGAGGCGGTGGAGTAG
- a CDS encoding helix-turn-helix domain-containing protein, whose amino-acid sequence MNRGICMASAEPLRVVAQRLGSLPPPCAHCDARERNFCAALDPAELAELAKVMTEATLPPGGVLFHEGAPADYVMNVTDGAVKLFKLLGDGRRQILGFRFAGDFIGLSAGADYSYSAESLTEAKLCRFPRRKLDAVRERFPQLDRRLLSLSIDELTAAQEQLLLLGRKTAEERLVSFLILLSQGQVRRGQTADPVVLPMTRSDIADYLGLTIETVSRTFSALKKKGLIELQDTTHIHLVDRDRLEEMASGLA is encoded by the coding sequence ATGAACAGGGGGATTTGCATGGCCTCGGCCGAGCCTCTTCGCGTCGTTGCTCAACGTCTCGGCTCCCTGCCCCCGCCCTGCGCCCATTGCGACGCCCGCGAACGGAACTTCTGCGCCGCCCTCGACCCGGCGGAGCTTGCCGAGCTCGCCAAGGTGATGACGGAGGCAACGCTTCCGCCTGGTGGCGTTCTGTTCCACGAAGGCGCTCCGGCAGACTACGTGATGAACGTCACCGATGGTGCGGTGAAGCTGTTCAAGCTGCTCGGCGACGGACGGCGGCAGATCCTCGGTTTCCGGTTCGCAGGCGACTTCATCGGCCTTTCCGCCGGCGCCGACTATTCCTACTCCGCCGAATCGCTCACGGAGGCGAAGCTCTGCCGGTTTCCGCGCCGCAAGCTCGATGCGGTCCGCGAACGTTTTCCCCAGCTCGACCGACGGCTTCTCTCGCTCTCGATCGACGAGCTGACGGCCGCTCAGGAGCAGCTTCTGCTGCTCGGGCGCAAGACCGCCGAGGAGCGACTCGTGTCGTTCCTCATCCTGCTCTCGCAGGGGCAGGTCCGCCGCGGCCAGACGGCCGACCCGGTCGTGCTCCCGATGACACGTTCCGACATCGCCGACTATTTGGGCCTGACCATCGAGACGGTCAGCCGCACCTTCTCGGCCTTGAAGAAGAAAGGGCTGATCGAACTCCAGGACACGACCCACATCCATCTGGTCGACCGCGACCGGCTTGAGGAGATGGCGTCCGGCCTCGCCTGA
- a CDS encoding ABC transporter ATP-binding protein — translation MTSGPLIEAVGVSKTFRGGGLFRRGRPVHAVRGVDLAIPRGAAVGVVGESGSGKSTLGRLLLGLTPPSEGRILFEGRPIAGVSRAEWRRLRRHLQIVFQDPFGSLDPRRRVGAQIADGLAIHGLVPAAERAARVDALLRQVGLEPAHARRFPHEFSGGQRQRIGIARALAVQPAFLVADEPVSALDVSIQAQILTLLDELRARLGLTLLLISHDLHVVRHLCDRVVVMYLGRVMEEGPVRAVFEAPAHPYTRALLSATPRLDPARRTRRILLSGEPPSPSDPPSGCVFRKRCLHARADCAETVPPLAPHGPARRVACINEHALG, via the coding sequence GCCGTCGGGGTCTCCAAGACCTTCCGGGGCGGTGGCCTGTTCCGCCGCGGCCGGCCGGTGCACGCCGTGCGCGGCGTCGATCTCGCGATCCCGCGCGGCGCGGCGGTGGGCGTCGTCGGCGAATCCGGTTCCGGCAAGAGCACGCTGGGGCGGCTGCTGCTCGGGCTGACGCCGCCGAGCGAGGGGCGGATCCTGTTCGAGGGGCGCCCGATCGCCGGCGTCTCGCGCGCGGAGTGGCGCCGGCTGCGCCGGCACCTGCAGATCGTGTTCCAGGACCCGTTCGGCAGCCTCGACCCGCGGCGGCGGGTGGGCGCGCAGATCGCCGACGGGCTTGCGATCCACGGCCTCGTTCCCGCTGCCGAGCGCGCCGCGCGGGTCGATGCGCTGCTGCGCCAGGTCGGGCTCGAACCGGCCCATGCGCGGCGTTTCCCGCACGAGTTCTCCGGCGGGCAGCGACAGCGCATCGGCATCGCCCGCGCGCTTGCGGTCCAACCCGCCTTCCTGGTCGCCGACGAGCCGGTGAGCGCGCTCGACGTCTCGATCCAGGCGCAGATCCTCACACTGCTCGACGAGCTGCGGGCACGGCTCGGGCTGACCTTGCTGCTGATCAGCCACGACCTGCACGTGGTGCGGCACCTCTGCGACCGCGTGGTGGTGATGTATCTCGGCCGGGTGATGGAGGAGGGACCGGTGCGGGCGGTGTTCGAGGCCCCTGCGCACCCGTACACGCGCGCCCTGCTCTCGGCCACACCCCGGCTCGATCCTGCACGGCGAACCAGGCGCATCCTGCTGTCGGGCGAGCCGCCGAGCCCGTCCGATCCGCCCTCGGGCTGCGTCTTCCGCAAGCGTTGCCTGCACGCCCGAGCGGATTGCGCCGAGACAGTGCCACCTCTCGCGCCACATGGCCCGGCCAGGCGCGTGGCCTGCATCAACGAGCACGCGCTCGGCTGA